A window from Salinigranum halophilum encodes these proteins:
- a CDS encoding ABC transporter substrate-binding protein, producing MAGNRISGRRRFLGTVGAAAVTGLAGCAGGGGSGDTSGGSSGDGTVEGDGSTSPTTDAGAGSGSGSGSADASIGVLLPFTGEYDWVGGNVLPVVEMLVDALNSSGGIDGTQVRVVQADTEATVDASVSAAQKLINVDSVDLIVGPTSLTFTGVIDLIRENGVPVVTPTAGTTALDSVGGEYIFRTVPSDSLGGRAISRAARNQEFNTAASYENMGLMVGNAPALQSFKEPISSSFEEYGGTLTSVLDYATGKSSYQSEVSKMLSSDPELVTLVGTPEDSAKILRAAFQAGYEGNWFVTQDQTNADFLELTDDRVTEGILGLVEADSPAAVEAGRVEQFAADFQSYAGREPGIFAKNTFDAVNIGALAMKAALAADGELTRDGIAAQIRPVATPGGETVTNYAEGAAALDAGSEVNYEGLVGPCDFDENGDIASPFAVMKASGGAWEQVATLPADEL from the coding sequence GTGGCTGGAAACCGTATCAGCGGACGGCGACGCTTCCTCGGCACGGTCGGTGCGGCCGCTGTCACGGGGCTCGCCGGGTGTGCCGGTGGCGGGGGGAGTGGTGACACGTCCGGTGGTAGCTCCGGCGACGGCACCGTCGAGGGCGACGGGAGCACGTCGCCGACGACCGACGCCGGCGCTGGCTCTGGCTCTGGCTCCGGCTCTGCCGACGCCTCCATCGGCGTCCTCCTCCCGTTCACCGGCGAGTACGACTGGGTCGGCGGGAACGTCCTGCCCGTCGTCGAGATGCTGGTCGACGCGCTCAACAGTTCGGGCGGTATCGACGGCACCCAGGTCCGGGTCGTCCAGGCGGACACCGAAGCGACCGTCGACGCGAGCGTCTCGGCCGCCCAGAAGCTCATCAACGTCGACAGCGTCGACCTGATCGTCGGGCCGACGAGCCTCACGTTCACCGGCGTGATCGACCTCATCCGGGAGAACGGGGTCCCCGTCGTCACGCCCACGGCCGGCACGACGGCGCTCGACTCCGTCGGCGGCGAGTACATCTTCCGCACCGTCCCCTCCGACTCGCTCGGCGGCCGCGCCATCTCGCGGGCCGCGCGGAACCAGGAGTTCAACACCGCCGCCTCCTACGAGAACATGGGACTGATGGTCGGGAACGCCCCGGCGCTCCAGTCGTTCAAGGAGCCCATCAGCTCCTCGTTCGAGGAGTACGGCGGGACCCTCACGTCGGTCCTCGACTACGCGACCGGCAAGTCGTCGTACCAGTCGGAGGTGTCGAAGATGCTCTCGTCGGACCCCGAACTCGTCACGCTCGTCGGCACGCCCGAAGACAGCGCGAAAATCCTCCGTGCGGCCTTTCAGGCCGGCTACGAGGGCAACTGGTTCGTCACCCAGGACCAGACCAACGCCGACTTCCTCGAACTCACCGACGACCGCGTGACCGAGGGCATCCTGGGTCTCGTCGAGGCCGACTCCCCCGCCGCGGTCGAGGCCGGCCGCGTCGAACAGTTCGCCGCCGACTTCCAGTCGTACGCGGGCCGAGAGCCCGGCATCTTCGCGAAGAACACGTTCGACGCGGTGAACATCGGCGCGCTGGCGATGAAGGCCGCCCTCGCCGCCGACGGCGAACTCACCCGCGACGGCATCGCCGCTCAGATTCGCCCCGTCGCGACGCCCGGCGGCGAGACCGTCACCAACTACGCCGAGGGCGCGGCGGCGCTCGACGCCGGGAGCGAGGTCAACTACGAGGGGCTCGTCGGCCCCTGTGACTTCGACGAGAACGGCGACATCGCCTCGCCGTTCGCCGTCATGAAAGCCAGCGGCGGCGCGTGGGAGCAGGTGGCGACCCTCCCGGCCGACGAACTGTAA
- a CDS encoding branched-chain amino acid ABC transporter permease encodes MVTEALLGVVQTVVYGLVNGSVIAVGAVGLTLSYGVTRFINFAYGEFLTLGAYVALLVVGLGLGVPVAALVALLVVGLLGVGLARVFYDPLSDRGPLPLLITSIGLAFVLRNSVRAVAGTEARQLPVPLVRPWTVFGVRLTPVEAGLLLTALATMLTVHLLLQRTMLGKQMRATSGNRRLAAIAGIDTDSVVRRTWFLSSVVGALSGVLLAIQFSPFRPTMGWDFLIVVFAATLLGGIGKPYGAMVGSLVVGVAMSLGTRYLATEYTMAYAFVILVGVLLLKPEGVAGGAR; translated from the coding sequence ATGGTCACCGAGGCGCTCCTCGGCGTCGTTCAGACCGTCGTCTACGGCCTCGTCAACGGGAGCGTCATCGCCGTCGGTGCCGTCGGGTTGACGCTCTCGTACGGCGTTACACGGTTCATCAACTTCGCCTACGGGGAGTTCCTCACCCTCGGTGCCTACGTCGCGCTCCTCGTCGTCGGTCTCGGCCTCGGCGTTCCCGTCGCGGCCCTCGTCGCGCTCCTCGTCGTCGGCCTGCTCGGCGTGGGACTCGCGCGCGTCTTCTACGACCCGCTCTCCGACCGGGGGCCGCTTCCGTTGCTCATCACGAGTATCGGCCTCGCGTTCGTGCTCAGGAACTCGGTCCGCGCCGTCGCCGGGACCGAGGCCAGACAGTTGCCGGTGCCGCTGGTGCGGCCGTGGACGGTTTTCGGGGTGCGGCTCACCCCTGTCGAGGCCGGTCTCCTGCTCACCGCGCTGGCGACGATGCTCACCGTCCACCTCCTCCTCCAGCGGACGATGCTCGGCAAGCAGATGCGTGCGACGAGCGGGAATCGTCGCCTCGCGGCCATCGCCGGCATCGACACCGACAGCGTGGTCCGCCGCACCTGGTTCCTCTCGAGCGTCGTCGGCGCGCTCTCGGGCGTCCTCCTCGCCATCCAGTTCTCGCCGTTCCGTCCCACGATGGGCTGGGACTTCCTCATCGTCGTCTTCGCCGCGACCCTGCTGGGTGGGATCGGTAAGCCCTACGGCGCGATGGTCGGTTCGCTCGTCGTCGGCGTCGCCATGAGCCTCGGGACGCGGTATCTCGCCACCGAGTACACGATGGCGTACGCGTTCGTCATCCTGGTCGGCGTGCTCCTCCTGAAACCCGAGGGAGTCGCCGGGGGTGCGCGCTGA
- a CDS encoding branched-chain amino acid ABC transporter permease, whose protein sequence is MVEVAGVAAALLSIGTIALIYAMLTMGLNVHYGYTGLLNFGHVAFFAAGAYTAAILTMPPPGPTANYTVAFALPMPWALPLSLIAAALVGGLLATLIGLTSVRLGTHYLAVATFALAGIFEDVLVNEAWLTAGTFGLNSVPRPGRALLGPGTWQLGYFVFALVLTAGVYLVVERLGDAPFGRLLRGVRESEDAAEALGKDTTRVKLKSFAIGGMIAGLAGAVYAHYIGSVVAVTFVALITFLVWVALLMGGAGSNLGAIVGAVVLVGFREGTRYLPDVGGSATLLPSLRFVVIGLLLVLVVRFRPAGLFGNPNELVLAGDEE, encoded by the coding sequence ATGGTCGAAGTCGCCGGCGTCGCGGCGGCGCTGCTCAGCATCGGGACCATCGCGCTCATCTACGCGATGCTCACGATGGGGCTGAACGTCCACTACGGGTACACCGGCCTCCTCAACTTCGGGCACGTCGCGTTCTTCGCCGCGGGGGCGTACACCGCGGCCATCCTGACGATGCCGCCGCCGGGCCCCACCGCGAACTACACCGTCGCCTTCGCGCTCCCGATGCCGTGGGCGCTCCCGCTCAGCCTCATCGCCGCGGCGCTGGTCGGCGGCCTGCTCGCGACCCTCATCGGGCTCACCAGCGTCCGACTCGGGACACACTACCTCGCCGTCGCGACGTTCGCCCTCGCGGGCATCTTCGAGGACGTCCTCGTCAACGAGGCGTGGCTCACCGCGGGGACGTTCGGGCTCAACAGCGTCCCGCGACCGGGGCGGGCACTCCTCGGGCCGGGGACGTGGCAACTGGGTTATTTCGTATTCGCGCTCGTGCTCACCGCCGGCGTGTATCTGGTCGTCGAGCGCCTGGGCGACGCGCCGTTCGGCAGACTGCTCAGGGGTGTTCGCGAGTCCGAGGACGCCGCCGAGGCACTCGGCAAAGACACCACCCGGGTGAAGCTGAAGTCGTTCGCCATCGGCGGGATGATCGCCGGCCTCGCGGGTGCGGTGTACGCCCACTACATCGGCAGCGTCGTCGCCGTCACGTTCGTCGCGCTCATCACCTTCCTCGTGTGGGTGGCGTTGCTCATGGGCGGCGCGGGTTCGAACCTCGGCGCTATCGTCGGCGCCGTCGTCCTCGTCGGCTTCCGCGAGGGGACGCGCTACCTCCCGGACGTCGGCGGGTCGGCGACGCTCCTCCCCTCGCTCCGGTTCGTCGTCATCGGCCTCCTCCTCGTCCTCGTCGTCCGCTTCCGCCCCGCCGGCCTCTTCGGGAACCCGAACGAACTCGTCCTGGCAGGTGACGAGGAGTGA
- a CDS encoding ABC transporter ATP-binding protein: MTASPARPPALAVDHLVKTFGGITAVDGASFTVPEGSVTGLIGPNGAGKSTLFDLVTGVFTPDSGTIRLQGEPVVGRAPHEVAAAGVGRTFQTPKIFAGMTVADNLAFAATGQSGESALNALFRAGTVADEERALDARVAETLDFLDLAPLADEYARGLSGGQRKLLELGRVLMLDPSLLMLDEPAAGVNPALTDRLLERVRALNDEGRTVVLIEHDVDLVMRECDHVVVMHNGSTLATGPPEEIQANDRVIDAYLGGV, translated from the coding sequence GTGACCGCCTCGCCCGCGCGCCCGCCGGCACTCGCCGTCGACCACCTCGTCAAGACGTTCGGCGGCATCACCGCCGTCGACGGCGCTTCGTTCACCGTCCCCGAGGGGTCGGTCACGGGCCTCATCGGGCCGAACGGCGCGGGGAAGTCGACCCTGTTCGACCTCGTCACGGGCGTGTTCACGCCCGATTCGGGCACGATTCGCCTCCAGGGCGAGCCCGTCGTCGGCCGCGCCCCACACGAGGTCGCCGCCGCCGGCGTCGGCCGGACGTTCCAGACGCCGAAGATATTCGCGGGCATGACCGTCGCCGACAACCTCGCCTTCGCGGCCACCGGCCAGAGCGGCGAATCGGCGCTCAACGCCCTGTTCAGAGCCGGGACCGTCGCCGACGAGGAGCGCGCGCTCGACGCACGCGTGGCGGAGACGCTGGACTTCCTCGACCTCGCCCCCCTCGCCGACGAGTACGCCCGCGGGCTCTCGGGGGGCCAGCGCAAACTCCTCGAACTCGGCCGCGTCCTGATGCTCGACCCGTCGCTCCTCATGCTCGACGAACCCGCCGCCGGCGTGAATCCCGCGCTCACGGACCGACTCCTCGAACGCGTCCGCGCACTCAACGACGAGGGCCGCACTGTGGTCTTGATTGAACACGACGTCGACCTCGTCATGCGCGAGTGCGACCACGTCGTCGTCATGCACAACGGGTCGACGCTCGCGACGGGGCCACCCGAGGAGATTCAGGCGAACGACCGCGTCATCGACGCCTATCTGGGGGGCGTCTGA
- a CDS encoding ABC transporter ATP-binding protein yields the protein MVDEPLDAIARVDDALLSVRGVETGYGDLQVLHGVDVDVREAEVVVVFGPNGAGKSTLMRAIYRLLPLWAGTVTVGGTDVSAVETDDLVDYGIGYVPQTENVFPNLTVSENLDIGGASVSEPARRRAELYDLFPRLEERLSQRASTLSGGERQMLAMARALMPDPDVLLVDEPSAGLAPQLVERAFDHVQRVRASGTAVLMVEQNVRAALAVADRGYVLDMGENRFEGSADRLAASDAIRDLYLGVRGD from the coding sequence ATGGTCGACGAGCCGCTCGACGCAATCGCCCGCGTGGACGACGCGCTCCTCTCGGTCCGCGGCGTCGAGACCGGCTACGGCGACCTGCAGGTGCTCCACGGCGTCGACGTCGACGTTCGCGAAGCGGAGGTGGTCGTCGTGTTCGGGCCGAACGGCGCGGGGAAGTCGACGCTCATGCGCGCCATCTACCGGCTGTTGCCGCTGTGGGCGGGGACCGTCACCGTCGGCGGGACCGACGTCTCGGCGGTCGAGACGGACGACCTCGTCGACTACGGCATCGGCTACGTCCCCCAGACCGAGAACGTCTTTCCCAACCTGACCGTCTCGGAGAACCTCGACATCGGGGGAGCATCCGTCTCGGAGCCCGCACGGCGTCGCGCCGAACTGTACGACCTGTTCCCACGGCTCGAAGAGCGACTCTCCCAGCGGGCGTCGACCCTCTCCGGCGGCGAGCGACAGATGCTCGCGATGGCCCGAGCGCTGATGCCCGACCCCGACGTGTTGCTCGTCGACGAACCGTCGGCGGGGCTGGCACCCCAGCTGGTCGAGCGAGCGTTCGACCACGTCCAGCGGGTCCGAGCGTCCGGCACGGCCGTCCTGATGGTCGAACAGAACGTCCGCGCCGCACTCGCCGTCGCCGACCGCGGCTACGTCCTCGACATGGGCGAGAACCGCTTCGAGGGGAGCGCGGACCGACTCGCCGCGAGCGACGCGATTCGCGACCTCTACTTGGGCGTGCGCGGGGACTGA
- a CDS encoding amidohydrolase has protein sequence MPTLCVAGGQVLRPDGSVTTADVLVDQASGDIIDVGPELGGEADEVLDAAGSVVMPGLVNAHTHAAMTLLRGYADDKPLDAWLREDIWPAEATLEPVDVRAGTDLALLEMIRSGTTAFGDMYFHVPDVVAAVDDAGLRARVGHGIVTVGKDTETAHDDVDESLNVAREYDGAAEGRIRTAVMPHSLTTVSSEAFERCVEVARDIGVPLHLHANETRDEVDPLVDEYGTDPLQYADSLGVLDSSTFLAHGVHVSETEIDLLVERGSSVVHCPASNMKLASGMAPVQQYLDAGVTVALGTDGAASNNDLDLFDEMRDAAMLGKLAADRADAVAAPDVVRMATAGGADALGLPGGRLEPGAAADLAVVDLDAPHLTPVHDVVSHLVYAARGADVRHTMCAGQVLMRDREVLTMDAERVKQRARERAAVMADRAG, from the coding sequence ATGCCAACACTCTGCGTCGCCGGCGGACAGGTCCTCCGCCCCGACGGCTCCGTGACGACGGCGGACGTGCTCGTCGACCAGGCGAGTGGCGACATCATCGACGTCGGTCCCGAACTCGGCGGCGAGGCCGACGAGGTGCTCGACGCGGCCGGGTCGGTCGTGATGCCGGGCCTCGTCAACGCCCACACGCACGCCGCGATGACGCTCCTCCGGGGCTACGCCGACGACAAACCGCTCGACGCGTGGCTCCGCGAGGACATCTGGCCCGCCGAGGCCACGCTCGAACCCGTCGACGTCCGCGCCGGCACCGACCTCGCCCTCCTGGAGATGATTCGCTCGGGAACCACGGCGTTCGGCGACATGTACTTTCACGTCCCCGACGTGGTCGCGGCCGTCGACGACGCCGGCCTCCGCGCCCGCGTCGGCCACGGCATCGTCACCGTCGGGAAGGACACCGAGACGGCGCACGACGACGTCGACGAGAGCCTCAACGTGGCGCGCGAGTACGACGGTGCCGCCGAGGGCCGGATTCGAACGGCCGTGATGCCGCACTCGCTGACCACTGTCTCCAGCGAGGCGTTCGAGCGGTGCGTCGAGGTCGCCCGTGACATCGGGGTGCCCCTGCACCTCCACGCGAACGAGACGCGGGACGAGGTCGACCCGCTCGTCGACGAGTACGGCACGGACCCGCTCCAGTACGCCGACTCGCTGGGCGTCCTCGACTCGAGCACGTTCCTCGCCCACGGCGTCCACGTCTCCGAGACCGAAATCGACCTCCTCGTCGAGCGGGGCAGTAGCGTCGTCCACTGCCCGGCGTCGAACATGAAGCTCGCCTCGGGGATGGCACCGGTCCAGCAGTACCTCGACGCGGGCGTGACCGTCGCGCTCGGTACCGACGGTGCGGCCTCGAACAACGACCTCGACCTCTTCGACGAGATGCGCGACGCGGCGATGCTCGGTAAACTCGCCGCCGACCGCGCGGACGCCGTCGCCGCCCCCGACGTCGTGCGGATGGCCACGGCAGGCGGGGCCGACGCGCTCGGTCTCCCCGGCGGGCGTCTCGAACCCGGCGCGGCCGCGGACCTCGCGGTCGTCGACCTCGACGCCCCCCATCTGACTCCGGTCCACGACGTCGTCTCCCACCTCGTCTACGCCGCCCGCGGCGCGGACGTCCGCCACACGATGTGCGCTGGGCAGGTGCTCATGCGCGACCGCGAGGTGCTGACGATGGACGCCGAACGAGTGAAACAACGGGCCCGCGAACGGGCCGCGGTGATGGCCGACCGCGCCGGCTGA
- a CDS encoding ADP-dependent glucokinase/phosphofructokinase, with amino-acid sequence MDLQTALDTLTDYPVLCAYNANVDAIRRVDTDLETFLGPPGESPNGRLDSRGELAAAIAATMADGSGDERAMTSAFAADLESSLTADEQRLGGQAGIMSDVLSSLGGAPVLYTYLLSERQRAQFIHADGIRFPVVEEGRLALRPLDDAPTADRTKLNWIFEFDDGDTCCGTTATDASRFIAASRPDEFDLHTPVDDHAVELGERVGCAVLSGFHSVNREYENAETFETCLDNAAAFVRAVGRNARVQVELGVTHDPDVRRRLREVVVPEADVVSLDSRELDQLRDDLGLSTQERHDHAVTRRYETLDRVRERLGVDALSFHAKSYFLATFDDGYLPPTAVKEGFDFAACVAAAKAEDGLVTGAADLGDATRFERAAEGVDAVGRLAAHLDVPSVDGAIASPGVVAVANRVVDNPASTVGIGDAVSVTSFALANAVADER; translated from the coding sequence ATGGACCTCCAGACCGCGCTGGACACGCTCACGGACTATCCAGTCCTGTGTGCGTACAACGCGAACGTCGACGCCATCCGGCGCGTCGACACCGACCTCGAAACGTTTCTCGGCCCTCCAGGGGAGAGCCCGAACGGACGACTCGACTCTCGGGGCGAACTCGCGGCGGCCATCGCGGCGACGATGGCGGACGGGAGCGGCGACGAGCGCGCCATGACCAGTGCGTTCGCGGCCGACCTCGAATCGTCGCTCACCGCCGACGAACAGCGCCTCGGCGGACAGGCCGGCATCATGTCCGACGTGCTCTCGTCGCTCGGCGGGGCACCGGTGTTGTACACCTACCTCCTCTCGGAGCGCCAGCGCGCACAGTTCATCCACGCCGACGGTATCCGGTTCCCCGTCGTCGAGGAGGGCAGACTCGCGCTCCGCCCGCTCGACGACGCGCCCACCGCCGACCGGACGAAGCTCAACTGGATCTTCGAGTTCGACGACGGCGACACGTGCTGCGGGACGACGGCGACCGACGCCTCGCGGTTCATCGCGGCCTCCCGGCCCGACGAGTTCGACCTCCACACCCCCGTCGACGACCACGCCGTCGAACTCGGCGAACGGGTCGGCTGTGCGGTCCTCTCGGGGTTTCACAGCGTCAATCGCGAGTACGAGAACGCGGAGACGTTCGAGACGTGTCTCGACAACGCGGCGGCGTTCGTCCGCGCGGTGGGACGGAACGCCCGGGTCCAGGTCGAACTCGGCGTGACCCACGACCCCGACGTCCGTCGGCGGCTGCGCGAGGTCGTCGTCCCGGAGGCCGACGTGGTGAGCCTCGACAGCCGCGAACTCGACCAGCTCCGTGACGACCTCGGACTCTCGACGCAGGAGCGCCACGACCACGCGGTCACCCGCCGGTACGAGACGCTCGACCGGGTCCGAGAGCGACTCGGCGTCGACGCACTCTCGTTTCACGCGAAATCGTACTTCCTCGCGACGTTCGACGACGGGTACCTCCCGCCGACGGCGGTCAAGGAGGGGTTCGACTTCGCCGCGTGCGTCGCGGCCGCGAAGGCCGAAGACGGGCTGGTGACCGGCGCGGCCGACCTCGGGGACGCGACGCGGTTCGAACGCGCCGCGGAGGGGGTCGACGCCGTGGGCCGGCTCGCGGCCCATCTGGACGTCCCGAGCGTGGACGGGGCCATCGCGTCGCCGGGTGTCGTCGCCGTGGCGAACCGGGTCGTCGACAACCCCGCGAGCACGGTCGGTATCGGCGACGCCGTCTCGGTGACGAGTTTCGCGCTGGCGAACGCGGTGGCGGACGAGCGATAA
- a CDS encoding adenosylhomocysteinase, which yields MSQPSITARLDDPEAAREEGRRKMDWAMQHMPILQSLSEEFASERPLDGEVVGMAMHVEAKTANLVELLAEGGAEVAITGCNPLSTHDDVSAALDAHPQITSYAERGVDDEQYYADIEAVIGHEPTITVDDGMDMVAAIHESHAELIETIVGGCEETTTGVHRLRAMDADGELNYPVFAVNDTPMKTLFDNVHGTGESALATIAMTTNLSWASKTVVVAGYGYCGKGVAKKAAGQNANVVVTEVEPRRALEAHMEGYDVMPMAEAAKEGDVFITTTGNRDVITREHFEAMQDGVLLANAGHFDVEVNLDHLSDLAVDQYEARDGVEAYELADGRRLNVLAEGRLVNLAAPIALGHPVEVMDQSFGVQAVCVRELVENGEAYDPGVHDVPDDLDREVAEIKLAAEGVEFDSLSDAQAEYMNSWDHGT from the coding sequence ATGAGTCAGCCGTCTATCACAGCCCGCCTCGACGACCCCGAGGCGGCACGCGAGGAGGGTCGGCGCAAGATGGACTGGGCGATGCAGCATATGCCCATCTTACAGTCGCTCTCCGAGGAGTTCGCGAGCGAACGACCCCTGGACGGGGAGGTCGTCGGCATGGCCATGCACGTCGAGGCGAAGACGGCTAACCTCGTCGAACTTCTCGCGGAGGGTGGCGCGGAGGTGGCCATCACGGGCTGTAACCCGCTGTCGACGCACGACGACGTGAGTGCGGCGCTCGACGCCCACCCACAGATTACCTCTTACGCCGAGCGCGGCGTCGACGACGAGCAGTACTACGCCGACATCGAGGCGGTCATCGGCCACGAGCCGACCATCACCGTCGACGACGGGATGGACATGGTCGCGGCCATCCACGAGTCCCACGCCGAACTCATCGAGACCATCGTCGGCGGCTGTGAGGAGACGACGACGGGTGTCCACCGCCTCCGCGCGATGGACGCCGACGGCGAACTGAACTACCCCGTGTTCGCCGTCAACGACACGCCGATGAAGACGCTGTTCGACAACGTCCACGGCACGGGCGAGTCGGCGCTCGCCACCATCGCCATGACGACGAACCTCTCGTGGGCGTCGAAGACCGTCGTCGTCGCCGGCTACGGCTACTGTGGGAAGGGCGTCGCGAAGAAGGCCGCCGGCCAGAACGCCAACGTCGTCGTCACCGAGGTCGAACCCCGCCGGGCGCTGGAAGCGCACATGGAAGGGTACGACGTCATGCCGATGGCCGAGGCAGCGAAGGAAGGCGACGTCTTCATCACCACCACCGGAAATCGAGACGTCATCACCCGCGAGCACTTCGAGGCCATGCAGGACGGCGTCCTCCTCGCGAACGCCGGTCACTTCGACGTCGAGGTCAACCTCGACCACCTCTCGGACCTCGCCGTCGACCAGTACGAGGCACGCGACGGCGTCGAGGCGTACGAGCTGGCCGACGGCCGACGCCTGAACGTCCTCGCCGAGGGGAGGTTGGTGAACCTCGCCGCCCCCATCGCGCTCGGCCACCCGGTCGAGGTGATGGACCAGTCGTTCGGTGTCCAGGCGGTCTGCGTGCGCGAACTCGTCGAGAACGGCGAAGCGTACGACCCCGGCGTCCACGACGTCCCGGACGACCTCGACCGTGAGGTGGCGGAGATCAAACTCGCCGCCGAGGGCGTCGAGTTCGACTCGCTCTCCGACGCCCAGGCCGAGTACATGAACTCCTGGGACCACGGGACGTAA
- the hjc gene encoding Holliday junction resolvase Hjc: MSSNRKGDRRERELVNLLDEAGFAVMRAPASGSATTRELPDVLAGNGDVFYAIEAKSSAGDPIYLTGEEVEALIYFAQNFGAKARIAVRFDREDWYFFHPGDLYVTDGGNYRVKKETALAEGEDFDEFVGRSKRTTLDDVE, encoded by the coding sequence GTGTCTTCGAACCGCAAGGGCGACCGCCGGGAGCGCGAACTCGTCAATCTGCTCGACGAGGCCGGGTTCGCCGTCATGCGCGCGCCCGCGTCCGGCAGCGCCACCACCCGCGAACTCCCCGACGTGCTCGCCGGCAACGGCGACGTCTTCTACGCCATCGAAGCCAAATCGAGCGCCGGCGACCCCATCTACCTCACCGGCGAGGAGGTCGAGGCGCTCATCTACTTCGCACAGAACTTCGGCGCCAAGGCCCGCATCGCCGTCCGTTTCGACCGTGAGGACTGGTACTTCTTCCACCCGGGCGACCTCTACGTCACCGACGGTGGCAACTACCGGGTGAAAAAAGAGACCGCACTGGCGGAGGGTGAGGACTTCGACGAGTTCGTCGGTCGCTCGAAACGGACGACGCTCGACGACGTCGAGTGA
- a CDS encoding SWIM zinc finger family protein yields MTHPAHTPASQHTRLPSAGTTGRALRARTEPMTVRPLRDRRYVVETDGGTYVVDIERRTCTCPDHVIRGARCKHLRRVAIEVTERRVPAPDERPGVCAVCGRETFVPFDSTGARLCDRHRHHPGDVVTDRETESTLLVVGVTTDRADAVETAEGRLIADYESNRHYGGHEPVVDAVYLEDRAPRKRYRFPASRLRRQETTTDGRGERPPRSKAGTDEDTSGDSANTRRRRASGTAAPRGELRVEGETSAGVESTA; encoded by the coding sequence ATGACGCACCCAGCACACACACCCGCGTCACAGCACACGCGACTGCCCTCGGCGGGCACCACGGGCCGCGCGCTCCGTGCCCGCACTGAACCGATGACCGTCCGCCCCCTCCGCGACAGGCGATACGTCGTCGAGACCGACGGTGGAACGTACGTCGTCGACATCGAGCGGCGGACGTGCACCTGCCCCGACCACGTCATCCGCGGTGCCAGGTGCAAACACCTCCGTCGCGTGGCCATCGAGGTCACCGAGCGACGCGTCCCCGCCCCGGACGAACGGCCCGGCGTCTGTGCGGTCTGTGGCCGCGAGACGTTCGTCCCGTTCGATTCGACGGGCGCACGGCTCTGTGACCGTCACAGGCACCACCCCGGCGACGTCGTCACCGACCGCGAGACGGAGTCGACCCTCCTGGTCGTCGGCGTCACGACGGACCGGGCGGACGCCGTCGAGACCGCCGAGGGACGGCTCATCGCCGACTACGAGTCCAACCGCCACTACGGCGGACACGAGCCCGTCGTCGACGCGGTCTACCTCGAGGACCGAGCGCCGCGGAAGCGGTACCGGTTCCCGGCATCGCGCCTCCGCCGACAGGAGACGACCACGGACGGCAGGGGGGAACGACCGCCGCGCTCGAAAGCAGGGACGGACGAGGACACGAGCGGAGACTCGGCGAACACTCGGCGGCGAAGGGCGAGCGGAACCGCCGCCCCGCGTGGAGAACTGCGGGTCGAAGGTGAGACGTCCGCCGGGGTCGAATCGACCGCCTGA
- a CDS encoding DUF7472 family protein: MALEAEMRRKIVVSIVTVLVFIGIMIGIGVTFNDGGLGSTGGLALIGSIVLFVLLMAGVGLFLSR; this comes from the coding sequence ATGGCTCTCGAAGCGGAGATGCGCCGGAAGATCGTCGTCTCCATCGTCACCGTTCTCGTCTTTATCGGCATTATGATCGGTATCGGCGTGACGTTCAACGACGGCGGCCTCGGGAGTACCGGCGGTCTCGCCCTCATCGGGAGTATCGTCCTGTTCGTCCTCCTGATGGCCGGCGTCGGCCTCTTCCTCTCGCGGTAA